In one window of uncultured Acetobacteroides sp. DNA:
- the hydG gene encoding [FeFe] hydrogenase H-cluster radical SAM maturase HydG codes for MKFNPEQYRIADEKSRPFIDPDEIWNFINSAEPTPEKVRAIIQKSLNKQRLSLADTAVLVQTTDPVLVEEIKEGARELKRRVYGNRMVLFAPLYLGNLCQNNCQYCGFRSTNTEQTRVTLTQEQIVKEVEALESVGQKRLVLSLGEHKSYDAEFLAQCVRTVYSVKKGNGEIRRVNLNAAPLDHAGFKLVHEAGIGTFQIFQETYHPETYKTYHLSGPKRDFDWRLTAFDRAQDVGLDDNGFGVLFGLYDWRYEVLALIRHTNHLEACYNVGPHTISFPRIKDASAVNVSPEFMVGDDDFVKLIAILRLAVPYTGLILTAREPSSIRKAALEFGVSQLDGGTKLEIGSYAEEEHPDNQDLKREQFKINDDRSLAEVVDDLLDNKYIPSFCTACYRRGRTGEHFMEFSVPGFIKRFCTPNAVLTLAEYIVDYASPSTAEKGWRLIDETIAELEGDKFKDELVSRLEKIKQGERDLYF; via the coding sequence ATGAAATTTAACCCCGAGCAATACCGTATTGCCGACGAAAAATCGAGACCTTTTATTGATCCCGACGAAATTTGGAACTTCATAAACAGCGCTGAGCCAACTCCCGAAAAGGTTCGCGCCATTATTCAGAAATCGCTGAACAAGCAGCGCCTGTCGCTTGCCGATACCGCTGTGCTTGTTCAAACCACCGATCCGGTGCTGGTTGAGGAGATCAAGGAGGGCGCCCGCGAGCTTAAGCGCCGCGTTTACGGCAACCGTATGGTGCTTTTTGCGCCTCTTTACCTGGGTAACCTTTGCCAGAACAACTGCCAGTACTGCGGATTCCGCTCGACCAACACGGAGCAGACGCGCGTTACGCTTACCCAGGAGCAGATTGTGAAGGAGGTGGAGGCGCTCGAAAGCGTAGGGCAGAAGCGCCTGGTGCTTTCGCTTGGCGAGCATAAGAGCTACGATGCCGAGTTCTTGGCCCAGTGCGTGCGCACCGTTTACTCGGTGAAGAAGGGCAACGGCGAGATTCGCCGCGTTAACCTGAACGCCGCTCCGCTCGACCACGCGGGCTTTAAGCTGGTTCACGAGGCAGGCATTGGCACCTTCCAGATATTCCAGGAGACCTACCATCCCGAAACCTACAAGACCTACCACCTGTCGGGGCCTAAGCGCGACTTCGACTGGCGCCTAACGGCCTTCGACCGGGCGCAGGATGTGGGCTTGGACGATAACGGCTTCGGCGTGCTCTTCGGGCTCTACGACTGGCGCTACGAGGTGCTGGCGCTTATCCGCCACACCAACCACCTCGAGGCTTGCTACAACGTGGGCCCTCACACCATCTCGTTCCCCCGCATTAAGGATGCCTCGGCGGTAAATGTGTCGCCTGAGTTTATGGTGGGCGACGACGACTTTGTGAAGCTGATCGCCATCCTTCGCTTGGCCGTTCCCTACACTGGCCTAATCCTAACGGCGCGCGAGCCATCGTCCATCCGCAAGGCGGCTCTAGAGTTTGGCGTGTCGCAGCTCGACGGGGGCACGAAGCTCGAGATTGGCAGCTACGCCGAGGAGGAGCATCCCGACAACCAAGACCTCAAGCGCGAGCAGTTTAAGATTAACGACGACCGTAGCCTCGCCGAGGTGGTCGACGATCTGCTCGACAACAAGTATATCCCCTCGTTCTGCACCGCCTGCTACCGTAGGGGTAGGACAGGGGAGCACTTCATGGAGTTTTCGGTTCCGGGCTTCATCAAGCGGTTCTGTACGCCCAACGCGGTGCTTACGCTGGCCGAGTACATCGTCGATTACGCCTCGCCCTCTACGGCCGAAAAGGGGTGGAGGCTCATTGACGAGACCATCGCCGAGCTCGAAGGCGACAAGTTCAAGGACGAGCTGGTGTCCCGTCTCGAAAAGATAAAGCAGGGCGAACGCGACCTGTACTTCTAG
- the hydE gene encoding [FeFe] hydrogenase H-cluster radical SAM maturase HydE, which translates to MASIHDILAKQTLEFDDLVALLAATGDDRKALFEAAARTKAEHVGNVVYLRGLIEFSNVCRKNCLYCGIRLDNKEVERYTLSDEQIVAAARFALENRYGSIVIQGGEITSPAFTQRIENLLREIKALSDGKLGITLSLGEQSEDTYQRWFDAGAHRYLLRIESSTKSLYNRIHPNDENHVYEDRLEALRLLKKVGFQVGTGVMIGLPHQTLEDLARDLMFFKQIDIDMCGMGPYIEHHQTPLFEEKDCLMPLQDRFDLALRMIATLRVYMKDINIAAATALQAIDKIGREKAIKVGANIIMPNITPGVYRDSYKLYENKPCTDESAEECTGCLDARITLTGDEIGYDAWGDSQHFGRKQK; encoded by the coding sequence ATGGCAAGCATACACGACATACTGGCAAAGCAGACGCTCGAGTTCGACGATCTTGTGGCGCTGCTCGCCGCTACCGGCGACGACCGTAAGGCGCTGTTCGAGGCGGCCGCCCGAACCAAAGCCGAGCACGTTGGCAACGTGGTTTACCTAAGGGGGCTCATCGAGTTCTCGAACGTATGCCGCAAGAACTGCCTGTACTGCGGAATCCGGCTCGACAACAAGGAGGTTGAGCGCTACACGCTCTCCGACGAGCAGATTGTTGCCGCTGCGAGGTTTGCCCTCGAAAACCGATACGGATCGATCGTAATCCAGGGAGGCGAAATCACCTCGCCCGCATTTACCCAACGAATCGAGAATCTGCTCCGCGAAATCAAGGCGCTATCGGACGGCAAGCTGGGCATCACCCTATCGCTGGGCGAGCAGAGCGAGGATACCTACCAGCGCTGGTTCGATGCCGGCGCGCACCGCTACCTGCTGCGCATCGAATCGTCAACCAAAAGCCTTTACAACAGGATACACCCCAACGACGAAAACCACGTGTACGAGGATCGGCTGGAGGCGCTGCGCCTGCTCAAGAAGGTGGGCTTCCAGGTGGGAACCGGGGTGATGATTGGCCTCCCCCACCAAACCCTCGAGGATCTGGCGCGCGACCTGATGTTCTTTAAGCAGATCGACATCGACATGTGCGGCATGGGGCCCTACATCGAGCATCACCAAACACCACTTTTTGAGGAGAAAGACTGCCTGATGCCGCTGCAGGACAGATTCGACCTTGCACTTAGGATGATAGCCACCCTACGCGTGTACATGAAGGACATCAACATTGCCGCAGCCACCGCGCTGCAGGCCATCGATAAAATCGGAAGGGAAAAGGCCATTAAGGTGGGCGCCAATATCATCATGCCCAACATCACCCCAGGGGTGTACCGCGACAGCTACAAGCTGTACGAGAACAAGCCCTGCACCGACGAGTCGGCCGAGGAGTGCACCGGATGCCTCGATGCGCGCATCACCCTAACCGGCGATGAGATTGGCTACGATGCCTGGGGCGACTCGCAGCACTTCGGCAGGAAGCAGAAGTAG
- a CDS encoding RidA family protein, giving the protein MKRIINTEKAPKAVGPYSQAVEANGTLYISGQLPIDPATAKFAEGGVKEQTAQALKNIGAILEAAGYTYNDVVKSTVLLNDMNDFAAMNEVYASVYTQDQPARVAYQVAKLPMGALVEIETIAVK; this is encoded by the coding sequence ATGAAAAGAATCATCAACACAGAAAAGGCTCCGAAGGCAGTAGGCCCCTACAGCCAAGCGGTAGAAGCTAACGGAACGCTATACATATCGGGACAGCTGCCTATCGATCCTGCAACGGCAAAGTTTGCCGAAGGCGGCGTAAAGGAGCAGACAGCCCAAGCACTCAAGAACATTGGCGCCATCCTAGAGGCTGCTGGATATACCTACAACGACGTGGTGAAGTCGACCGTTCTGCTGAACGACATGAACGATTTTGCCGCCATGAACGAGGTTTACGCATCGGTGTACACCCAGGATCAGCCTGCCAGGGTGGCCTACCAAGTGGCAAAGCTGCCAATGGGCGCCCTTGTCGAGATCGAAACGATTGCCGTAAAGTAG
- a CDS encoding putative LPS assembly protein LptD, translated as MSLYGKGQVKFQKSQLNANFIEMNTTNKVVFAKGTPDSTGRLAGKPIFQDNGETFNMETIFYNFDTKKAKITNIITKQEDGYMHSAITKKMPDNSINIASGKYTTCDHEHPHFYLNVSKAKVIPNKRIVVGPSNLVIEDVPLPLFIPFGFFPNTKGRASGVLLPTYGEERTRGFYIGDGGYYFGINEIWDLELRGSLYTLGSWQASASTRYNKRYEYQGSFKFQVMHNVIGDKGSTDYYKSNDYTFNWSHSQDPKAHPGTTLSASVNFSTSGARYFTYQSPKQNLATSASSSISYAKSWRDKPYNLSIGLTHSQNNTDSIYTFGLPSLSFNVNRIQPFLRKKNEDGKVRWYEKFGLSYSGELNNQLTIKEKDLFDGNFKNKFKNGIKHSVPLSYNFNLFNYLNFSPSANYNERWYFSTIRKKWNNDAKRLEIDTVKGFKRAYDYSFGVGTSTTMYGMFTFKKGMAIQAIRHKITPSISYSYTPDFGNPKYGFFKTVQTDTLGHTQRYSIFEQGIYGGPSAGNSSALSFSLGNNLEMKVRSKKDTVTGYRKIKILENLSLSGSYNFLADSMKLSNIGFNGNTQLLEKLSVSFGGSFSPYALAPNGQITKEYLYHKQKKLARLTNFSFTLDWSLSGAKSNNVSTANASQNPIVSQRSMEAGMPAYIPYANFEVPWDLRFGYTFNYSKPGKLSTTSQILNTSGNVKLTQKWAINATSGYDFTMKNISFTQIGITRDLHCWAMSFSWIPIGQFQSWNFSINVNSGVLRDALKYKKNESYIDRQYGY; from the coding sequence ATGAGCCTCTATGGTAAAGGACAGGTCAAGTTCCAGAAATCGCAACTCAACGCGAACTTCATAGAGATGAACACAACCAACAAGGTGGTGTTTGCGAAGGGTACTCCTGATAGTACAGGACGATTGGCTGGCAAGCCCATCTTTCAGGATAACGGTGAGACCTTTAATATGGAGACCATCTTTTACAACTTCGACACGAAGAAGGCTAAGATCACCAATATTATTACGAAGCAGGAAGATGGCTACATGCATAGCGCCATTACCAAGAAGATGCCAGACAACAGCATCAACATTGCGAGTGGAAAGTACACAACCTGCGACCATGAACACCCCCACTTCTACCTTAACGTATCGAAGGCTAAGGTAATTCCCAACAAACGCATTGTGGTTGGCCCTTCGAACTTGGTTATTGAAGATGTTCCGCTACCTTTATTTATTCCTTTTGGTTTTTTCCCAAACACCAAAGGAAGAGCCTCTGGGGTGCTTCTCCCTACCTACGGAGAAGAGAGAACCCGAGGATTCTACATTGGCGATGGGGGGTACTACTTTGGAATTAACGAAATATGGGATTTAGAGCTTAGAGGTTCGTTGTATACCTTGGGATCGTGGCAGGCTAGTGCAAGTACTCGCTACAATAAGCGTTACGAATATCAGGGATCGTTTAAATTCCAGGTTATGCACAACGTTATTGGCGACAAAGGCTCTACCGACTACTATAAAAGTAACGACTACACATTCAACTGGTCGCACTCTCAAGATCCGAAGGCGCATCCAGGAACAACGCTTTCGGCATCGGTGAACTTTAGCACCTCGGGAGCGCGCTACTTTACCTACCAAAGCCCTAAGCAAAACCTTGCAACATCGGCCAGCTCGAGCATCTCGTATGCAAAATCGTGGAGAGATAAGCCTTACAACCTTTCGATTGGCCTTACCCACTCGCAGAACAATACCGATAGCATCTACACCTTTGGGCTACCATCGCTATCGTTCAACGTAAACCGCATTCAGCCTTTTCTGCGCAAGAAGAATGAAGACGGGAAAGTTAGGTGGTACGAAAAGTTCGGGTTATCCTACTCGGGAGAGCTGAACAACCAGCTTACCATAAAGGAAAAAGACCTTTTTGATGGGAACTTCAAGAATAAGTTCAAGAATGGGATAAAGCATTCGGTTCCTCTTTCGTACAATTTCAACCTGTTTAACTACCTGAACTTTTCGCCAAGTGCCAACTACAACGAGAGGTGGTACTTCAGCACCATTAGAAAGAAATGGAACAATGATGCTAAAAGGCTAGAAATTGACACCGTAAAAGGGTTTAAGAGAGCCTACGACTACAGCTTTGGGGTGGGAACATCGACCACGATGTATGGGATGTTTACCTTTAAGAAGGGAATGGCAATTCAGGCCATTCGCCATAAAATAACCCCTTCTATTAGCTACTCGTATACGCCAGACTTTGGCAACCCCAAGTATGGCTTCTTTAAAACGGTGCAAACGGATACGCTTGGGCACACTCAACGATACTCCATATTCGAGCAGGGCATTTACGGAGGGCCATCGGCAGGAAACTCCAGCGCGCTTAGCTTCTCGCTGGGCAACAACCTGGAGATGAAGGTTCGCTCGAAAAAGGATACCGTTACCGGGTACCGTAAGATAAAGATCCTCGAGAATCTTTCGCTCTCGGGGTCGTACAACTTCCTGGCCGACTCGATGAAACTATCGAACATCGGCTTTAACGGCAACACGCAGCTCCTCGAAAAGCTGTCAGTTTCGTTTGGAGGGTCATTCTCGCCCTACGCGCTTGCGCCAAACGGGCAAATCACCAAGGAATACCTGTACCATAAACAGAAGAAGCTGGCAAGGCTTACCAACTTTTCGTTTACCCTCGACTGGTCGCTTTCGGGCGCAAAGTCGAACAACGTGAGCACGGCGAATGCCAGCCAAAACCCGATTGTTAGCCAGCGAAGCATGGAGGCGGGTATGCCAGCCTACATCCCCTACGCCAACTTTGAAGTGCCGTGGGACCTGCGATTCGGCTACACGTTTAACTACTCGAAGCCGGGCAAGCTGTCTACAACAAGCCAGATTTTGAACACGTCGGGGAACGTAAAGCTCACCCAGAAGTGGGCCATTAACGCCACCTCGGGCTACGACTTCACCATGAAGAATATTTCGTTCACCCAGATAGGGATTACGAGGGACTTGCACTGCTGGGCGATGAGTTTTAGCTGGATTCCTATTGGGCAATTCCAGAGCTGGAACTTCTCGATCAACGTTAACTCGGGCGTGCTCCGCGATGCCCTTAAGTACAAGAAGAACGAAAGCTACATCGACAGACAGTACGGATACTAA
- a CDS encoding N-acetylmuramoyl-L-alanine amidase, with translation MLCAKNRAFFTRRQVLLAVCVVAIGLYSSSGYCQSSNRSLLTRVVIDAGHGGKDPGAKGKNAMEKDIVLSVALKLGKLISENYSDVKVIYTRESDVFIPLDVRSRIANKSGANLFISIHANANKSSVPFGAETYVMGLHKSADNFDVAARENSAIIMEDNYNATYEGFNPKSVESYIIFSMMQSKFLDQSLFFAQLVQNQVAGSVSRVNRGVKQAGFLVLWKTAMPSVLVELGFISNPKDEQYMLTEAGQNELAESIFRSFKAYKVSYDNKNYVQLPPQVPTSSKNDSIEKSKDKAPIVETSVKNDADSIARSAIVFRVQIAGSKGIPFTKSQKRSLDDADELLVDGVYKYCVGSFDKLSDANVYLREVKRNHRDAFVIALENGKLISVKEAQQKIR, from the coding sequence ATGCTTTGTGCAAAGAATAGAGCATTTTTTACCAGACGGCAAGTCTTGCTGGCGGTATGTGTTGTTGCTATAGGGCTTTATAGCAGTAGCGGATACTGTCAAAGCAGTAATCGCTCTTTGCTGACAAGGGTTGTTATTGATGCAGGTCATGGCGGTAAAGATCCCGGAGCAAAAGGGAAAAATGCGATGGAAAAAGACATCGTTTTGTCAGTAGCGTTAAAACTTGGGAAATTAATCTCCGAAAATTATAGCGATGTTAAGGTAATTTACACTCGGGAGTCTGATGTATTCATTCCACTTGACGTTCGGAGCCGTATTGCCAATAAAAGTGGTGCAAATCTTTTTATTTCCATACATGCTAATGCCAATAAAAGTTCAGTTCCTTTTGGTGCAGAAACCTACGTAATGGGGCTCCATAAAAGTGCAGATAATTTCGATGTTGCAGCCAGGGAGAATTCTGCTATTATAATGGAGGATAACTACAATGCAACGTATGAAGGGTTCAACCCTAAATCTGTAGAGTCTTACATCATATTTTCTATGATGCAGAGTAAATTCTTAGATCAAAGTTTGTTTTTTGCTCAATTGGTTCAGAACCAGGTGGCCGGTTCTGTTAGTAGGGTTAACAGGGGGGTTAAGCAAGCTGGTTTTCTTGTTCTTTGGAAAACGGCAATGCCAAGCGTTCTAGTGGAACTTGGGTTTATTTCGAATCCTAAGGATGAGCAGTACATGTTAACAGAAGCAGGTCAAAACGAATTAGCCGAGTCTATTTTCCGTTCGTTTAAAGCCTATAAAGTAAGTTACGATAATAAGAACTACGTTCAACTTCCTCCCCAAGTGCCTACTTCTTCAAAGAATGATTCAATTGAGAAGTCGAAGGATAAAGCCCCTATTGTAGAAACCTCTGTAAAGAATGATGCCGATTCAATTGCACGATCTGCTATTGTCTTTCGTGTTCAAATAGCAGGTTCTAAAGGTATTCCTTTTACAAAGTCTCAAAAAAGAAGTCTCGACGATGCCGATGAACTTTTAGTTGATGGAGTATATAAGTATTGCGTTGGGTCGTTTGACAAGTTGAGTGACGCTAACGTTTATTTGAGAGAGGTAAAACGAAACCATAGAGATGCCTTTGTAATCGCACTTGAGAATGGTAAACTGATATCAGTTAAAGAAGCTCAACAGAAGATTCGATAA
- a CDS encoding MlaD family protein: protein MRISREVKIGVAVVLSLVALFWGTNFLKGRNVIGSSNFYYVIYQQIDNLQTSAPVFVHGFKVGVVDNITLDKNDPNRIVVELSIDKKVKIPKTAVAEIFNTDFMGSKAIRLQFEGYNVPASRGDTLMASIAPSMLDDLSPLSKKADVAIQELTQTLVNINTLLDAQSINDVKSTLSNLNGASQNANYILGQNKDKVSSVIDQANQLIASLNAAAVDVRVVANNFKGISDSLSVKDFNAALKNLESSSKELNNMLVHINSKQGSVGKLIYESTVHDQILKLATSIDSLALDLKKNPKRYVRLSLF from the coding sequence ATGCGAATTTCGAGAGAAGTAAAAATTGGTGTTGCTGTTGTTTTGAGTTTGGTAGCCCTTTTTTGGGGCACAAATTTCCTGAAGGGGAGAAATGTTATTGGTTCTTCAAATTTTTACTACGTCATATACCAGCAAATCGATAATTTACAGACTTCGGCACCTGTGTTTGTTCATGGGTTTAAGGTGGGAGTCGTTGATAACATAACGCTTGATAAGAATGATCCCAATAGAATAGTCGTAGAATTGTCGATTGATAAAAAGGTAAAGATTCCTAAAACTGCAGTTGCAGAAATCTTTAATACTGACTTCATGGGATCCAAAGCTATACGACTTCAGTTTGAGGGTTATAATGTACCAGCATCGAGAGGGGATACTCTTATGGCTTCTATTGCTCCTTCTATGCTTGACGATTTATCACCTCTTTCGAAAAAGGCAGATGTTGCTATTCAGGAGTTGACTCAAACATTGGTGAATATAAATACGTTGCTAGATGCTCAATCAATTAATGATGTAAAATCAACGCTGTCTAATCTAAATGGTGCATCACAAAATGCAAACTACATTCTAGGTCAAAACAAGGATAAGGTTTCTAGTGTCATCGATCAGGCTAACCAGCTGATAGCATCTTTAAATGCTGCCGCTGTTGATGTGAGAGTCGTTGCAAATAATTTTAAAGGAATTTCGGATTCGCTTTCGGTAAAAGACTTTAATGCCGCTTTGAAAAATCTCGAAAGTTCTTCAAAGGAACTTAATAATATGCTTGTTCATATTAATAGTAAGCAAGGTTCTGTGGGGAAACTTATATATGAGTCTACCGTTCATGATCAAATCTTAAAGTTGGCGACCTCTATAGACTCTCTTGCTTTAGATTTAAAAAAGAATCCTAAACGATATGTTCGTCTTTCTTTGTTTTAG
- the dnaA gene encoding chromosomal replication initiator protein DnaA, with protein sequence MNTYKEVWTNCLKIIKDNVPAVSYQTWFEPIVPVRLDSNILTIQVPSPFFYEYLEERYIDILRKTLRKELGPDAKLEYSIVMDNNKVSNSKPFTVKYPAQNKTELKNKPVPFPIQSEGSSIKNPFIIPGLKKLEIDPQLNPDYTFANYVEGDCNKLSRSAGYAVAQNPGKTAFNPLFIYGSSGLGKTHLAQSIGIEVKERFPDKLVLYVNANKFQNQYVAAVIKNEVNDFLHFYQMIDVLIIDDVQEFAGKEKTQDTFFHIFNHLHQSGKQLILTSDKAPVELQGLEQRLLTRFKWGLSADLQQPDFETRVAILKKKIYNDGIVIPDEVIEYLATSITSNIRELEGALISLLAQATLIKREITMDLAAQVVDRFVKDHAKELSLDYITKSVCDYFNISSDLLSSKTRKREIVQARQIAMYFCKNLTKSSLSTIGSTIGGKDHATVLHAYKAISNLIETDRSFKLQMDEIEKKIKF encoded by the coding sequence ATGAACACCTACAAAGAAGTATGGACTAATTGTTTGAAGATTATTAAGGATAATGTGCCAGCAGTGAGTTATCAAACATGGTTTGAACCTATTGTGCCCGTTAGACTTGATAGTAATATTCTTACAATTCAAGTACCTAGTCCTTTTTTCTACGAGTACTTAGAGGAGAGGTATATTGATATTTTACGTAAAACTTTGCGAAAGGAGTTAGGTCCTGATGCAAAGCTTGAGTATAGTATTGTTATGGACAATAATAAGGTGTCGAATAGCAAACCTTTTACAGTAAAATATCCAGCTCAGAATAAAACTGAACTTAAAAATAAGCCTGTTCCATTTCCAATCCAAAGTGAAGGTAGTTCAATAAAGAATCCTTTTATAATTCCAGGTTTAAAAAAACTGGAGATTGATCCTCAACTAAATCCTGACTATACTTTTGCTAATTATGTTGAGGGAGATTGTAATAAACTTTCAAGATCTGCTGGTTATGCTGTAGCTCAAAATCCAGGGAAAACAGCCTTTAATCCTCTTTTTATTTATGGTTCATCGGGTTTGGGAAAAACGCATCTTGCGCAATCAATCGGAATTGAGGTTAAGGAGCGTTTCCCTGATAAACTTGTGCTATATGTTAATGCAAACAAGTTTCAAAACCAATATGTTGCTGCTGTTATTAAGAATGAGGTAAACGATTTTCTTCATTTTTACCAAATGATAGATGTGCTCATTATTGATGACGTACAGGAATTTGCAGGTAAAGAGAAAACTCAGGATACATTTTTTCATATATTCAACCACCTCCATCAGTCGGGGAAACAGCTAATTCTTACCTCTGATAAGGCACCAGTAGAGTTGCAAGGTCTTGAGCAACGGCTGTTAACCCGGTTCAAATGGGGGTTGTCTGCTGACTTACAACAGCCTGATTTTGAAACTCGCGTTGCAATTCTGAAGAAGAAGATATACAACGATGGGATTGTGATACCGGATGAAGTAATTGAATACTTGGCGACTTCCATTACAAGTAATATTCGAGAACTAGAAGGTGCTCTCATATCGTTGTTAGCACAAGCAACGCTTATTAAGCGTGAGATAACAATGGATTTAGCAGCGCAGGTTGTTGATCGTTTTGTAAAGGATCATGCGAAGGAACTATCTTTGGACTATATAACGAAGTCGGTTTGTGATTACTTTAATATTTCCAGCGATTTGCTAAGCTCTAAAACTCGAAAACGCGAAATAGTTCAAGCACGTCAGATTGCGATGTATTTTTGTAAGAACCTAACGAAATCTTCGCTATCAACAATTGGTTCTACGATTGGGGGAAAGGATCATGCAACCGTACTGCATGCTTATAAGGCGATTTCGAATCTAATCGAAACGGATAGGTCTTTTAAACTGCAGATGGATGAAATTGAAAAGAAGATAAAGTTTTGA
- the cysQ gene encoding 3'(2'),5'-bisphosphate nucleotidase CysQ, translating to MLQDAEIKHLLLAAIQASVEAGQAILEVYHSDDFQVNLKSDKTPLTLADRRAHEVIKKHLSKTHIPNLSEEGRDLLYEERRNWDLFWLVDPLDGTKEFIKRNGEFTVNIALIENSYPIMGVIYSPIFETLYFGWSKIGSFKLCGVKPDEQFTLNLEELIQRSSPLPVIQNRDRFTITASRSHFTPDTEHFVEEKRKENPNLEILQHGSSLKMCFIAEGTADVYPRLAQTSEWDTAAGQAIIEGAGMRVISAINGERLHYNKEELNNPWFICCK from the coding sequence ATGCTTCAAGACGCAGAGATTAAGCACCTCCTTCTAGCCGCCATTCAAGCATCAGTAGAAGCGGGGCAAGCAATTTTGGAAGTATACCATTCAGACGATTTTCAAGTCAACTTGAAATCGGACAAAACGCCACTAACCCTTGCAGATCGCCGAGCACATGAAGTCATAAAAAAGCATCTTAGCAAAACACACATTCCCAACCTAAGCGAAGAAGGTCGCGATTTGCTGTACGAAGAAAGAAGAAATTGGGATTTGTTTTGGCTTGTTGATCCGCTCGATGGCACAAAAGAATTTATAAAAAGGAATGGAGAATTTACGGTAAACATCGCCTTGATTGAGAATAGCTACCCGATAATGGGTGTAATCTATTCGCCAATATTCGAGACCCTTTACTTTGGATGGTCTAAGATTGGCTCCTTTAAGCTTTGCGGCGTAAAACCAGACGAGCAATTTACGCTAAACCTAGAAGAACTAATACAACGTTCCAGCCCTCTTCCCGTTATCCAAAACCGAGATAGATTCACCATTACCGCAAGTCGATCGCACTTCACACCCGACACTGAGCATTTTGTTGAAGAAAAAAGAAAGGAAAACCCCAATTTAGAAATATTACAGCATGGGAGTTCTCTAAAGATGTGCTTCATAGCCGAAGGAACTGCCGACGTATACCCTCGCTTAGCCCAAACATCAGAATGGGATACTGCAGCAGGTCAAGCAATAATCGAAGGTGCAGGAATGCGGGTTATTTCTGCCATCAATGGCGAAAGACTCCACTACAACAAAGAAGAGCTCAACAACCCTTGGTTTATATGTTGTAAATAA